The genomic segment CCCGTATTATCCATTCCGTTTCAAAATTGGAGGGTTTGCAGTATTATTCCAGCAGCCGAAAAAAGATGCGGACACTCTATGAAGCGTCATATATTATTGAAGACCCAAAAACGGAACAGCGGATTGCCGATCCGGTTGACAACCCTGCGGCAGATTTTTCAGTCTACGTGCTGCAAAAAGATTTAACCTTCGGTAAAAACATTTATCGCTGCCGTTTCTGCTCGGATGCCGATTCTGCAGGTTTCATATCTACAAATGTTGATGCATTAAAATACTCGATATTCAAAGCGGTAGAGCCTGAAAAGTTAGAGACTTCGGTTGCCGTAACCGACCTTGGGGATTATCTGCTGGTACATATACTGACACGTGCGGATTTTACTGTTCCTTCGGTTTTCCATGAACGGGTACAAAATTCGTTTAAGACGCGGGAAGAAGCGGTTTACGGATGGT from the Treponema vincentii F0403 genome contains:
- a CDS encoding DUF6675 family protein, which codes for MRHCLVPLILSIACSLFAQDIGNVPESVLSTLDSFLSAEQRIELLKRGYLFRSVYNKEHAAPRLAPLFAVPQTFAENWNKGDPIFLLEALYLHKKTQGGVKDIEKISRIIHSVSKLEGLQYYSSSRKKMRTLYEASYIIEDPKTEQRIADPVDNPAADFSVYVLQKDLTFGKNIYRCRFCSDADSAGFISTNVDALKYSIFKAVEPEKLETSVAVTDLGDYLLVHILTRADFTVPSVFHERVQNSFKTREEAVYGWFIRQYEEDVTP